The Chitinivibrio alkaliphilus ACht1 DNA window GGCGATCCCCATGCGAATAGATTCATATGCATCGATTGGAATATTTCGTTTGTATTCAAGAAGCAGGATTCCCGTTTGTTCTTTATTAAAAAATATGGGCATGTAGAGTATGGTTAAGCGTTTTGACTGGGCTTTGTCTCGATGTTCAATATGTTCAAAGGGGACTTGTTGTTCCCGGCTATCGAATTCGCTGATCGTATCTCCACGAAGCTCAATGATGTTGTTTGCTGTTTGAGGGGGTAGCCATTCTTCATACTGAATTGGGGTATCGTAGAGAAAAACTTGTACATACTCAAGCTTCAACGACTCTTTGACGTGGAGTAGACTTTTTGTTAATGAGTGATAGTCAAAAGAGGTGATAATATCTTCAATGAATCCACGGAGTTCCCACTGAGAAAAGACCAATTCAGTCATTTTGTTTTTTCAGAACGAACTTCAGTGGTGTTAATTATACGGTAAATTTGTTCAACCGCCTCAAATATGTCAATGGGACGTACGGTGAATAAATCGGTATATTCTACGGTGCATTGCAGGAAAAAGGTCATTACATCCCGCCAGATTGAGATATCTTTTTTTGCCCGTTGTGATCGAATAATTGCGGTATGCACTATTTGTATGAACTGCTTCTTGTCAAAGGGGGGGTGGAGAGTGCTGAGGTAAGTGACTGTATCCACGGAGAGATGGGGAGATCGATGTAGCCATTTTCAATAAAGTGAGCTGAGAGAGGATCTACACATACTGTTTGAATCGATGGCTGTATTGGTGCGGGAAGTGGGATTTTACTTTGTATGCAATTAATATTTTCCGTCGATTCTCGGGTAAGTAATTCTGCTGAGATGTAGTTGATTTTATGCTCTGTTTCTGGATGTGTACAGAGCTTTTGAAGGGCTTCGGCGGCTCGATATCCTAATTCGTCAAAGGGTTGATTTAGGGTGGTGAGAGAGGGGGTAGAGTTTTGTGATATGTCAGAATTGTCAAACCCTCCAAGAAGCACATCGTCGGGGACAGAGATTGTGTGTCTGTCAAGGGCTTGGAGGGCACCTAGGGCGGTATCATCATCCACCGCTGCTATGGCATCAAAATCTGCTCCTCTCTTGAGGAGTTGTTCCACTGCTTCTTCGCCTTCTTCTACACTGAATTGACAGTTCCTAATAACGAGTTTTTCCGAAAAGGGAATACGGAACTCCTGCAATGCTCGCATATAGCCTGCAAATCGTGCCTGTGCTTCTTCGTGGTCGTCGGGGCCGCAAAGAAAGGCAATTTTTTGTTTTTTACAATCCGTGATGAGGTGGCGGACAAGGTGGTATGTTCCTGCTTCGTTGTCGGTGAGAAAGGCTGTTTCTCCAGGGCATGAAGAAGCTATGGATACGCGTGGTATGCAGGGGATTGAGTCAATAAACTCCATGAGAGTGGCATTACCGATATCCTCAGCAATAAAGCCTCCTAAATAGATGAGGCCATCAAGCTTTGTATTGGTTCGTATGGCATCAAAAATTACTTTATAATGTTCTTCAAGTTTTCCGGTTTTTTGTTGGAATACGGAGATATAGGCTGTGACATCAATATTGTTTTGTCTGCAGAATCGTTCTATGCCCTTCCAGACACGGTGTTGTCCCGGTTCTTCAATCGTTGAAAGAAGCACTCCAAAATTGAGGCGTTCTATCGATTTCTTCATATCCCCTACCCGTTTTGTATAAGACTGTACATCGTATATAGGGTATAGTATTTACGGGAAAATGCATGGTTTTTCTGTTCTTGAGCAGGATTCTGTACTATGGGAGGCAGGGGCCTCCCCACGAAATTAGCCTTGAAGATCGATCTGGGTGCCTTGGTTTGGCATGTTTGCAGACTGCGGCATCGCACGCAGAAGATTCGCTGCTGTTGTTTCTGCGCTGTCTATGGCTGTCTTTTGGAGACGGCTGTTGATTTCAACCGCAAGACGTGCTTGATTTACTCCACCAACAGATACATCGCTCATAAAATACTCCCGGTTATACATTTACTCTCCCCATATATCGGCAGAAAGAAGTAATTCTTTATCTATTAAAGGGAAAATCTTTCAGATATTTCTGTAAAAAATACCTCCCCTTCGCGGCAAGGCTCTGTAGGAAAAGGGAGTCGTATCGGTAGAGATAGGAGGGGTCGAAGTAACAATTAATGTGGCATCCGGAACAATAGGGGTGTGAGCCTTCTGTTACCAGATATGCGTGCCGCTTATACGATGCATAGGCCGTCGAAAGATCGGGGGTGATTGGTATGGCGGTTTCTTTGTTGTGGTAGCAGGGTAAGGCGAGGGTGTTATCCGGGAGAATAACCACGGTAGATTGCACTGCTTTACAGCGAGGCGCTGTTGTGGAGTTGCCCCCCCTTTGTCTGAGGGTGAGGTGGGCTTTGTTTAGGTATACGCGAGGATGTTTTGCCCATTGTAGAGCATATTCATGGGTGCTTGCACTGACGGGGTCATGGCCGGTATCTGAAAAGACAGGATCCAGAATAAGCATGAGTTTTTTTTCTTCGCAGAGCGAGATAACTCCCTTCAGTGAGTGAATGTTTTCATTGGTATAGGTAAAGAGGATATCCGGCTTCATCTTGTGAGCACAAGCGATATCAATAGCTTCCAGCACAGAGTGATAGGACCTGACGCCTCGAAGCATGTCGTGTTCTTCTGCCGTATCTGAATCAAGGCTGAAATGGAGAAGGTCTATTTTACCGATGAGTTGAGATACTCGTTTTTTAAAGAGAAGAGTATTTGTGGTTACGGAGGTTATAAGCCCTTCTTCTTTTGCCGCAGATAAAAAAAGAGGAAGGTCTTTATGGAGGAGTGGTTCTCCTCCAGTAAAATCGACAAAGCGACACCCGACTTTGCGTGCCTCTCTAATATTGGAAAGTACGTGAGACGGATTTGCGTATTGGGGTGATTTTTTCTTCCATATGTTACAGAACGTACATTTTGCATTACATGCTTCAGTAATATAGTAGTGGAGTAGGAGTGGTTTCTTCATAGTAATCCTCTTTAAAAGCTATGGCCGAGGGAAAACCGAATGAGCGATGAGGGAATGGTTTTTGTTTCTTCCGGCAAGTTGTTTTTCAGTAGGGTTGCCCAAGAAAATCGCACGGGTCCTACGGGGGTGTCAAGGGATAATTCTGTTTCAATTCCGAGAGATTTTTGTTCCGCTAATTCTCGTGGTGTTCTACTTGTTCCAGCATCCCAGAGGGATAGTATATCGAGATAATTGCTGAGATAGAAATCACTGTCTCTTAGCCGGAGTCGTTTTTTAAAGGTGAGGAGTAGCGCCTTATCTATGGAGAGGGCGTTGTCTTCAAGGCCTGCCAAGGGAAGGGTTATGTTGACATCGGAGGGAGTGTGAAGCCTTCGGTGGCGACTGCCTCCGAGGTAATTGCTGTTGGTGATGGTTGGGGTTTGGTCTACCCAGAGATATTCGAGGCTTGGTATAAAAACCACGTGCTCATTTGGGAAGGAAAAGGCGCGTGTGTGGTTGCCCGCAAACAGAAGGGATGAAGAGGGGAGATTGAGATTGCGTGCACCGGAAATAAGCCAAAAAACATGTCTGCTTCCCGTAGTAGAAAAGGGCTCCTTGTCAAGGGTTTCTGCAATGAGGGAGCCCCAAAAGTAGGTGTGGAAATTATTGTCAAGGGCAGGGATCTGGATGTCTGTGCTGCGGGAGATTGTGGCAGATTCAAATTTAACACCTCCAAGGCATTGTATGGTGTTGTTGAAATCGAGCCCGCCGGAGAAAAGAAACCCCAATTTTGAAATGCGGGTTTCATCGTAGGATACCAAGCTGAGGGTATCATGGCGATCACTATCGGTGACTATGGTGTCTCGTTCGCTATGTCGAATAATGTCTTTTGCACTGAGATAGCTTTGGAAAATATAATCGTTGCGAACCTGCGTTGCCACGGGAAGACTTCCCATGATGTTCAGGGCGTATTTCTCCCGGTGTTTTCCATATTGGATATAGGCTTGTATTTTTGTTCCAACGCCCCAAAGATTGCCTATTTCGGGAGCAAGGAAAAATTCTGCGTTGTAGTAGTTGTCCACACGGCTTCCAAAAGAAAGACGGAGACGCTTCTTTTCTTCTACTTCGATGAGGAGGGTGTCGGATTCAGCATACACATTTACTGTGGAGAAAAGCCCTGTTCCGTAAATGGTATTTATGCTATGCTCAATACCTTCTGGTGAGAGGGTGTCCCCTTTCTGAATATGGGAGTGTCGTGTGATAAATCCATCTCGGGTGTTTGTATTACCCAGAACATGAATGGTTTCTATGGGAACGGGGCTCTTTTTTGCTGTCGTGTCTTTATCTTGGGCGAAACCTAAGGCTGGGAAGTCGGTTTTCAAAGCTTCGGCCGTTTTTCTATAGGTGAGATCTATGTATTGAAATATGTCTCCAGCTTCACGGTGTGACTGGCTTTCTGCGGGGGCATGTATTAAAAGATCTGCTCGTTTTCTTCGTTTTTGTTTTCGCGCCTCTATGGTATGACCCACAACTTGCAATCCAATATTTATGGGGCTGTTGAGATCCTCTGCAGTAAAGAGCGGTGAGGTTGCATCTGAAGCTATAACAAAGTCATCATCTCCAATGTATTCGGGTAAGATGGGAAGGTTATCGGTGATACCGCCGTCTATGAGGAGGGTTCCTTCATGGGGTACCGGGGCAAAGGCGAGAGGGACTGATGCCGAGGCCTTAATCGCTTTTACGAGATTTCCTTCAGAAAACACAACACTTTCACCGGTGAGTAGGTCACTGGCAACCACCCGTATGGGTATCGGTAATTTGTCGAAGTTGCCTGAAGCAGATTGCAGTTTCGGGGCAATGAAGGGGGATAGTTTTGTGTAGATTACTTGTGCTTCAAGAAGGGAAGAGGGCATTTGGGGGCGGAAGTCAGAGCCAAATTGAAGGGTGAATATTGGGGTGGGACTGAGGTGTTTTTGTGGTATGGGTATATACTGTTGCTGGGGTATATTACGGATTTCATTACGGAGATCGGTGTTTTGGAGTATGTATAAAATCTCATGGCTGCTGTAGCCTGCAGCGTAGAGGCCGCCAATAATGGCTCCCATACTTGTTGCAATGATGAGGTCTGGTTGTATGTCTGCTTCTTCCAAGGCGCGAATTACCCCGATGTGAGCAAAGCCGCGTGTGCCCCCACCGCTTAAGACCAGCACGGTTTGTGCGGAAGCAGATAGAGAGAAGGAGAGTATGAGAATATACATGAGTAAATGGTAGAGTTTCATAGATAGTAGTCTCCCCTCTTTTCCAATAATATAAATTATTTGTATCATCTTGTTTCATATTCACTGTGCCTATGAGAAAATCAATACAATTTTGGGGAATGATTTTTCTTTGTTCGATGCATATTGCCGGGGTGGAAATTCCCCAAACGCTTGATGATGTACATCTTCTGTATCGGGAGGGGGTACTCTCTGCTGAAGATGCGGAGCGCTATGAAGATCTCATATTGACACCGCTTATACCCTCGAAAGAAGGATGGGAACGTCTTTTAGCGCTTTCGTCTTTTTCTGTCAGCACAGAACTTCCAAGTGCGACGACCGTGGCTCTGTACATTGACCATGCAGAAAAACACGAGGATGATTTTTTTTCAAGATACCCAGAGTTATACCCCTATGCGCATCTTATCGATCTTACCGCGCAACCGCACTTGTTTTCAGGAGATGTACGGCTAACACACCGGCAGAATCCTTATTATGGCCATCGGGGCGGGCGTATTTCTGGAAAAGTGCAGGTTGACGAAAAACTGGAGTTGCAAGCAAGTCTTGCCGCAACGGACACGTCGGTGTATTGGCATGAGCGAGCCCTTGTGACAACGCCTTCTTCGAAGTGTTCCCTCAGTATTGGTTCCTATACTCTTCCGCCAAACCCCTTAGTATGGGGAGACTTATCCAAATCATCCCGCACTGCCGCCACAGGATCATTCCTCACTCCCTACCGAGCAATGTGGAACGGGGTTTCCTTTTTTCATGCTGGAAGGCACGGGCCCTCTCGGGTCTTTGTGCACAGCCGTGGTTCGGGCATACTCGGTGGTGCCATGAGTAGCTATGAAACTTCTTCTGCAGAGTATGGTGTTGGTGCATTTGGTGGATCGCTTCCTGGTTCAGGGGTACTTTTTGTTCGAAGAGAAACATCGCGCGGTCGTATGGATTTGGTATTAACAGAGGAGAAGCGGTGGGCCTTTTGGGGGGAGTTTCGCAATAGCAGGGGTGCGCGTTCCGGCCATACTGCAGTGTCGTTTGTACAGGAGGGGTATTATGCACCCTTTGCTACGCAGTATACAACGCTGAAACGAGTGCGCCCTCAGAATGATCAGGCGGGGTTTATAGAACATCGAGGACAATATCGCACGGGAGTGGTTCGTTTGTATCGCCATATTGTACTCGCCTTTTCCGAAGCTGCACAGTATCAAAGCATCCTTGGAGGAGTAACCGTATATTCTCCTTTGTACCTTCGAACGTCTCTTGCACGCACCTACGAAACGGTACGTGATGTATCGGTGCGGCTTACGTGGGAGAAGGAGGGGCGTTGGAGCCCCCTGGAGTGGATGGATGTGATTTTCCGAGCTTCTCAGAGATATGAGTATACACGATGGGTTCGAGCCTTTCTTCGTCAAGAGATTCGCCTGCATTTGGATCAAATGCAGGCAACGGGCACCTTGTTTTTTCGCCAGCAGGTTTGGCGAGATAGAATTATGCCATACGTCGGCATTGGGCTGAGACGGGAGGGGTCTCACGGTGGGTATGGTTTTCGAGTGCAGGGGCCCCCGGGAAAAGATTTTATATCACGAGGAGTTATCCATGGGAATTTTAGTTATTCTTTTTAGTTGCATGTTTCTCTATTCTTGTGCCCTTGAGGAGTATCCTCGCCGCACGGAGAATGCCTCTTTTACCGTATATGTTGACTCTCAGAGTATTTTTGTACAGGTCCTCATGGAGGAGAATGAATTTATCTTTTCTCCTGATACAACCGGATGGGATTCAGATAGTCTTTCTAAAGAAACAGACACCTTTTTTGCTATCGGTGGTGATACTTTATTGGCTTGTTCTGCTTCGGAGAAATATGATCAGTATCCTTTTTCCATTCATTGTCATAGCGGAATCATTCTCGCCTCAATATGTCTTGATTCAATAGTCGTTGTTGTTCCCATTGGATATGATTCCGGTCGGCGGGATACTCTTCCACGAGGTGATGTCTACATTACTCCAGCAAAACACACCATGGTACCAGTTTCACTTCTGTATGAATTGGCGCCATCCCATGTTCTCATACCGGCCCGAGGTCCCCATGATTTATATGAGCATCTTCTTACGGCAATGAGTTCCGTGGGGGGAGTCGTCCATCCCATACGAACAAGGCAGTACTCCTTTACCAGTGATGGATACTCTCTGTATTGGGAGTAGTGCTTAAAAAGGGTATTGGGTTTTATGAATCTCCCGAAACTGATAGGGCGCTTTTCCCACGTGGCGATGAAAGATTTGTTCCATCTCTGCAATACTTGAAAAACGACAGTCATGGGCAATATCTACTTCACTTGAATAGGAAGAAATAAGGCGTTCCTTTGCTACTTGCAGGCGTCTGGTAAGGACGTAGGTAGAAAAGGGTGCCTGGCGTAAGAGAAGGCATGCCCGGTTTACTGTTTTTGCTGAAGTGTGAAACTTTCTTGCCACGGTATCTACGTTCAGAGAATCGGTGACAACATGGGCATCAATATGCGTAACAATGGAGTGGTAGAGGGGGTTGTCATGGTTTTTCTGTGCAAGGAATGTTATATATTTTTTCTCAAGGAATGTCCAGAGAAGTGCGAGAAGTGCGCCCGCAAAAAACGATATGCCTAAGGCGTGTAGGGGTGCTATGGTTATGGATCGTCCTTGCCTTTGTACAACCACGGGAAACGTTGCCGGAGCAAAGGAGCGTTGTTTCGCCCCCGACACAAGAGAGAGATGCGAATCCTCTCTACCAATGAGAATATTGAGACCGAATTTCTCAGGTATCTCTCCCCCGAGGAACATGGGAGGGATCTTTAGGGTAAAACGTTGCTCATCACGTGCGGTGTGTATTTCGGGGGTAAGTCGCAGCGGTACCGATGAGTAGGTTCGTGTAAAGAGGGAGTCTCGATGAATTTTGGTGTTTACCAACTGTGCCTGTGGCGTGGTAGTAAGAGAGGTGAATTGCAATATGGTAAGTTCTTCGTCGGGGTATGGGGCGCTTCTGTTTTCATGGTCTATGTAGAATGTTATGGTGTCATTTGGAGAAAAGGTGTCCCCCCGAAGCCCCAGGAGTAACTCGAGCTTATTGTTCTGTTTTTGCGGCACGACAAAGAGCGTATCTGCGTTCTCTATCCAGAGAGTGTCGGGAGTATAGGGTGCGGGGAAAAGGGCAAGGGTATCACGGTTAATCTCATGGGCAAAAAAGAATATCCCCGGTTCAATATGTCGACGGAGAATCGTGTCATTTCGAAAGTAGTGTAGGGATATTTCGGCACCATGATAATATTGATTCGGAATATCCTCCGTGGGGAGGTGTATTCGGTATGGTGGATTTGTAAGTGAAGCAATTCGTTTGGTTATGGTGCGTTGTGATTTGTTTCGATAGGCAAGAGAGAAGGTGATGCTGTCAAGGGGGGTGTCCCATTCTGCTGCAATGGTACAGGTGGCATGGGATATGATATCTCCACGGGTGGGAGTTATAAGATTCGCCCATGTCGGAGAAAAAATGGTAAGAGTGAAAAGGAGTATGGTGAGTTTTTTTTCACAGAAGGTCCATTCTGATAAATATACACCCTAAATATTAAATTATTTTATATATTAAGTCAAGAGAGGTAGACACAAATATGGCATTCTATGTGATTTTATTACTATTTTCTATACCCCTTTTTGGGGAAACCTCTTACTATACAAATGTGAATAGTCGCTTGTGGATGCCGCCTGAGTATAGTGCGCAGGGAGAGGCGTCTCAGGTGTTTACGAAAACAGCGCATCCCGAAGCAAACCCTGCTACGCTTTTTGCAGAATCGAAATCTCTCCACGGTGGGTATAATAATTATTTTCACAATAGTTTTTCCACTGCCTTGGCGGCTGTACAAATTCCTGTAGATTCACTACAGTCCTTTTCTGCGGCCGTGGCCTATCTTCTTGTTCCTGGTATTGACTCGGTTTCTGCTGTTGTTGATGACCACGGTGTTCCTGTTGAATATGAAATAACTTCTGAAAGTGCCTCGGAGATATATGTGAGTTTGGGGTATGTACGCCGCATTCTGAGGAGAGATCTCATTGAAGCGTATGCCGGGGCATCGCTACATATGAACCGTCGTCGTCTTATTGCATGGACGGGGCACGGTCTTGGGGTTGATCTTGGGGCGTATGCCCGTGTATGGGATCGCCTTCATGTTGCAGCTCATATCAAAGATGCCACAACTCATATGATGTATTGGAACGAAGAGTATACAGAATATGGTCTTCCCCGGGCATATGGGGCCCTTGGGTACACGGTTGATTTTGGAGATAATTCTGGCCTCAATCTTTCGTATAAGACGCCAGATCTCTTTGGAAATTCCGGTGTGATTTATGAGGACTTTTCAACGCCAGAATATTATGAAACGCCAGCCTTGGTGCAGTCTGTACGGAGTGATCTCGGGTTGCTTGTGCGCGCAGCTTCTTACGGGGCCGAGTTTTTTTACAATACCGTTTCTTTTCGAACAGGCTATACCATACGCAATTCTCTTACCTTTGGAGCAGGGGTCAGTCTCTTTGAGCGTGTTACCATTGATTTTTCCTATGAGAATGCTCCGGATCTGGCTCATACCTATAAAATTGGTACAACCTTTTCCTGGGAATAATTGCCCTTAGTCTCTACAGCGAATATCCGGGCTTTGTGGACCTTGTATGGTATGCACCGTTGCTGCGCGGTCAACAATGATTGCAGTAATGTCAGGCAGGGCGGAGAGAATCTTCTCAGCCTGTGCCACTGGGTGGGCGAGTAGTCCTGTGGAAAGGATATCTGTGGTGACTGGGTTGTTTCCAATAAGAGTCACACTTTGATTTTCCTCGGTTGGGTATCCTGTTTTGGGGTTTAATATATGGTGGATTCGGTGCCCCTTCGCATCGCGTCGGTATCGTTCATAATCGCCGCTGGTAACAACCGATCCAGTTGCTACATGAAGTGTACAGAGCACGGCACCTGTTTTCCGTGGGTGTTGTACGCCGAGAATAAAGGGTGTGTCTGTCGTATCATGTAAATAGAGATCTCCCCCAATTGAGATGATAAATCGGGGGATGTCTTCCTCCAGAAGATAGGTCTTCAGGGCCTTGATTACATAGGACTTGGCAATTCCTCCCACGTCAAGGGTGCTTTTGTCATGGGAGAATATGAGCGTATCCGGGGCAATAGTGGTTAGGTGTTCCATTCCGGTATAGCGAAGCAACTGGGGGAGAGCCTCTTTTGTCTGAGCACTGTGAAGATTGGGTAGGCCGCTTTT harbors:
- a CDS encoding LacI family DNA-binding transcriptional regulator, with product MKKSIERLNFGVLLSTIEEPGQHRVWKGIERFCRQNNIDVTAYISVFQQKTGKLEEHYKVIFDAIRTNTKLDGLIYLGGFIAEDIGNATLMEFIDSIPCIPRVSIASSCPGETAFLTDNEAGTYHLVRHLITDCKKQKIAFLCGPDDHEEAQARFAGYMRALQEFRIPFSEKLVIRNCQFSVEEGEEAVEQLLKRGADFDAIAAVDDDTALGALQALDRHTISVPDDVLLGGFDNSDISQNSTPSLTTLNQPFDELGYRAAEALQKLCTHPETEHKINYISAELLTRESTENINCIQSKIPLPAPIQPSIQTVCVDPLSAHFIENGYIDLPISPWIQSLTSALSTPPLTRSSSYK
- a CDS encoding putative motility protein, producing the protein MSDVSVGGVNQARLAVEINSRLQKTAIDSAETTAANLLRAMPQSANMPNQGTQIDLQG
- a CDS encoding radical SAM protein: MKKPLLLHYYITEACNAKCTFCNIWKKKSPQYANPSHVLSNIREARKVGCRFVDFTGGEPLLHKDLPLFLSAAKEEGLITSVTTNTLLFKKRVSQLIGKIDLLHFSLDSDTAEEHDMLRGVRSYHSVLEAIDIACAHKMKPDILFTYTNENIHSLKGVISLCEEKKLMLILDPVFSDTGHDPVSASTHEYALQWAKHPRVYLNKAHLTLRQRGGNSTTAPRCKAVQSTVVILPDNTLALPCYHNKETAIPITPDLSTAYASYKRHAYLVTEGSHPYCSGCHINCYFDPSYLYRYDSLFLQSLAAKGRYFLQKYLKDFPFNR
- a CDS encoding patatin-like phospholipase family protein encodes the protein MKLYHLLMYILILSFSLSASAQTVLVLSGGGTRGFAHIGVIRALEEADIQPDLIIATSMGAIIGGLYAAGYSSHEILYILQNTDLRNEIRNIPQQQYIPIPQKHLSPTPIFTLQFGSDFRPQMPSSLLEAQVIYTKLSPFIAPKLQSASGNFDKLPIPIRVVASDLLTGESVVFSEGNLVKAIKASASVPLAFAPVPHEGTLLIDGGITDNLPILPEYIGDDDFVIASDATSPLFTAEDLNSPINIGLQVVGHTIEARKQKRRKRADLLIHAPAESQSHREAGDIFQYIDLTYRKTAEALKTDFPALGFAQDKDTTAKKSPVPIETIHVLGNTNTRDGFITRHSHIQKGDTLSPEGIEHSINTIYGTGLFSTVNVYAESDTLLIEVEEKKRLRLSFGSRVDNYYNAEFFLAPEIGNLWGVGTKIQAYIQYGKHREKYALNIMGSLPVATQVRNDYIFQSYLSAKDIIRHSERDTIVTDSDRHDTLSLVSYDETRISKLGFLFSGGLDFNNTIQCLGGVKFESATISRSTDIQIPALDNNFHTYFWGSLIAETLDKEPFSTTGSRHVFWLISGARNLNLPSSSLLFAGNHTRAFSFPNEHVVFIPSLEYLWVDQTPTITNSNYLGGSRHRRLHTPSDVNITLPLAGLEDNALSIDKALLLTFKKRLRLRDSDFYLSNYLDILSLWDAGTSRTPRELAEQKSLGIETELSLDTPVGPVRFSWATLLKNNLPEETKTIPSSLIRFSLGHSF
- a CDS encoding helix-turn-helix domain-containing protein — protein: MPQKQNNKLELLLGLRGDTFSPNDTITFYIDHENRSAPYPDEELTILQFTSLTTTPQAQLVNTKIHRDSLFTRTYSSVPLRLTPEIHTARDEQRFTLKIPPMFLGGEIPEKFGLNILIGREDSHLSLVSGAKQRSFAPATFPVVVQRQGRSITIAPLHALGISFFAGALLALLWTFLEKKYITFLAQKNHDNPLYHSIVTHIDAHVVTDSLNVDTVARKFHTSAKTVNRACLLLRQAPFSTYVLTRRLQVAKERLISSYSSEVDIAHDCRFSSIAEMEQIFHRHVGKAPYQFREIHKTQYPF
- a CDS encoding FAD:protein FMN transferase, yielding MFLSGCTNHDTTPEEHHRRFWKFSTHIDITLTSPTPPDDTLWDGVTQLLNRYNRRYSPMDTLSWVWQVNHRTSDTVIVDEELFDMVQQAQWGHKVLGGTFDITTAPLRHYWNTPQKSGLPNLHSAQTKEALPQLLRYTGMEHLTTIAPDTLIFSHDKSTLDVGGIAKSYVIKALKTYLLEEDIPRFIISIGGDLYLHDTTDTPFILGVQHPRKTGAVLCTLHVATGSVVTSGDYERYRRDAKGHRIHHILNPKTGYPTEENQSVTLIGNNPVTTDILSTGLLAHPVAQAEKILSALPDITAIIVDRAATVHTIQGPQSPDIRCRD